In the Pseudanabaena sp. BC1403 genome, AAGTTGCTCCTAAACAAGATCCATCGCTGAAATTACCACTAGCCGATTATTGGACAATGACGGCGGCGAAAAAGAAAGCAATGGAAAAGCAATTTGGCAAAGAGTTTGAGCAAAATCTATTATTAAATCTTGGTTATGCTGCCCGAATCTATAATCCAGTTTGGCAAGGATTAGAAACCGATCGCCCGATTGGCTTAAGTCTCGATCTTGACCAAGCCTTTGAATTTTTGAAGGAATCGGCTTGGGTTTTAGAGGATGCTGGTTATAAAGTTGTTGTACCTGCTTGGTGGACCCCAATGGGACGACGCAGGGCAAAAATGCGCTTGAAGGGATCGGGCAAAAGTGCCACTAGTAGCAAGACTCAAGCCAAGAGCTACTTTGGTTTCGATCAACTGGTGGAATATCAGTATGAATTAGCGATCGGGGATGAAACGGTTTCCGCAAAGGAATGGGAACAACTAGTAAATGCTAAAGTGCCGCTAGTCAAGTTTCGCGGCGAATGGATCGAACTCGATCGCGACAAAATGCAGGAGATGCTGACTTTTTGGCACCAGCAAGGACAAGGCACGTCGGCAATGAGTCTGATTGACTTAATGAAGTTAACTGCCACCGATCCTGATTGGGAAGTCGATCGCAATAGTGTCCTTGCGGAGATGCTGACTAAGTTGCAGGATAAGCAACAATTTGAACCCATCGAAAATCCACCGCAATTAAAGGGAACTTTGCGCGAATACCAAAAACGCGGTGTGGCATGGTTGCAATATTTGGAAAATCTGGGCTTAAATGGCTGTCTAGCCGATGATATGGGCTTGGGTAAGACAGTTCAGATTATTGCGAGATTGGTGAATGAACGTGCTGCAATTACAGAAATTTGCGAACCCACTAAAGCTAAAAAATCAACAAAAACAACAAAACCTAAAAAGGTTCTTCCCGCCTTTGAGTCAGTAGCTGAAATTCCGCCCACGTTACTGATTGCCCCCACTTCCGTTGTCGGTAACTGGCAAAAGGAAATCGAGAAGTTTGCGCCCCATTTACGAGCGATCGTGCATCATGGTAGCGATCGCATTCAAGATGCTGCCGCTTTTCAAGAGATCTATCAAACCCATGATTTGATCATTACTTCCTTTACCCTCATTCGCAAAGATGAAGCTCTATTTAATTCCGTAAACTGGCATCGGATTGTGATTGATGAAGCCCAAAACATCAAAAATCCCAAAGCCGCCCAAACTAAAGCAATTCTTAAATTAGAGTCAAAGCACCGTCTCGCCCTCACAGGCACACCCGTTGAGAATCGTCTTTTAGATTTATGGTCAATTTTCAACTTCCTAAATCCCAACTACTTGGGTAAAGAAGCACAGTTTAAAAAATCCTTTGAAACGCCAATTCAAAAGAATAACGATCAAATTCAGGCAGGTGTATTAAAAAAACTGGTCGAGCCATTTATTTTGCGGCGCGTCAAAACCGATCAATCGATCATTAAAGACCTGCCCGATAAAATCGAACAAAAGCTTTATACCAACCTCACTAAAGAGCAAGCCTCGCTTTATGAAGTAGTGGTTAGGGATGTGGAAAAACAACTTAATGAAGTCGAAGGAATTCAGCGTAAGGGATTAATTCTCTCGACATTGCTCAAACTTAAACAAATTTGCAATCATCCGCGCCAGTTTTTGCAAGATGGTAGCGATTTTACAACCGAGCGATCGCATAAGCTTAGCCGTTTATCCGAGATGATGGAGGAAGTAATTTCCGAAGGAGAAAGTCTGTTAATCTTTACGCAGTTTACGGAGATCGGTGATGCTTTGGAAAAATATATCCGTCAAAAGCTGCATTACAATACCTACTACATTCACGGTGGCACAAATCGCGATAAACGCGAGCGGATGATTACTGAGTTCCAAGATCCTGAAACGGAGCCTTCGGTATTTATTCTTTCGCTTAAGGCTGGTGGTGTCGGTATTACGCTCACCAAGGCAAACCACGTTTTCCACTTCGATCGCTGGTGGAATCCCGCCGTTGAAGACCAAGCCACCGATCGCGCCTTTCGGATTGGTCAGAAGAAAAATGTCTTTGTTCACAAATTCATCACTATCGGCTCCCTAGAGGAGCGCATCGATCAAATGATTGAGGACAAAAAGAAACTCGCAGGTGCGATCGTTGGTGCGGATGAGTCTTGGCTCACGGAGCTAGACAACGACAAGTTCAAGCAACTTATTGCTTTGAATAAGAGTGCAATTATGGATTAAATAAGATTACCGAAACGCGGCAATCTCTTAAAAATTTAGGAATAAAATAGGAGTAAAACAATGGCAAAACATAGTCGAACATGGTGGGGGCAAAAATTCATTAGCGCCCTCGAATCTTTCACCGATTCAGGTAGACTCCAACGCGGTCGCGCCTATTCGGGAGACAGTCGCATTCTTTATTTCGATATTACCAAAGGACTCGCCACGGCAACTATTCGCGGTAACGTCAATCCTTATTTTGGAGTCTATAAAGAGCCTCACTATGATACTGAAGTAAAAATGACCGCGATCGCAGCTAAGGACTGGACAAAAATCATTGCCAATATGTCCTCAAAGGCAAGTGTAGTCGCTAGATTATTGCTCAATGAAGTGCCTGAAAATATTGAAGATAGCTTTACCGCCGTTGGCAAACATCTATTACCCTATAGCAGCAAAGACTTTCATACGGAATGTACCTGTCCCGACTATTCCAATCCTTGCAAACATATTGCAGGGTTATGTTACCGACTTTCGGGTGAGATGGATCAAGATCCATTTCTGCTATTCGAGATGCGCGGCATATCTAAAGAAGATCTGCAAGCAGAACTAATCAAATCACCCCTCGGTAAAGCCCTCGCATCAGAATTAGGCGATCGCACTCTTGAACCAGAAGTAGCAACCTCTTACTTCACTAAACCTCAAACCGTAGCTATCAAAGAAACTCCTTCCCTCAAACAATTTTGGCAGGGACAAAAGCGCCTACCACAGGCAATTCCCTTTGCTACTCCTGCAAGTGTGTCAGCGATCGCTATCAAAAAACAAGGCGACAACCCGCCTTTTTGGCATAAGGATAGTTCATTTATCGAAACTATGGAGATACTTTACGATCGCGTAAAAAACAAAAACTCATCACTGTTATAGCTCCCAAAACTAATGTAGTGTGGGCTAGCTCACTACATTAGTTTTCGTTTTTATCACAGCCAAGATTAAAAAGTCGATCTGATTGTTGCCCAAATACTCGACCGATTCCAGTGCCCGTCATAATCAAAACATCCCTGTTAGTTAGGTGAATATCAACGGCATTAATATTAGATGGTTTAACATCTAAGGTCTTACCATTAATAAAACTAGAAACTCGCTTGCCATTACCAGTGAGCATCCATAGCTTGACTTCCTTATCATCTCCACCACTAGCTAAGTAGCAACCTTCTTCACTAAACGCCACCGATCGCACGGGCTTGCCATGATGAGCATTTTCCCATCCATCCAGCATTTCACAGGGGCGATCGCTTTGTAAACAGGTCTTCAAATCCCAAATAGCAATATATCCTTGATTATCTCCAGTCGCGAGCATATTCCGTTTGCGATCGGTAGCTGAGATGCTTTGGATATAATCATCCTGTCCACCAACTTTAGGATAGGGAATTACTTTTACGGTATCTTTAACCCAATTCCAAAGTACAAGTTGGTTATATCGACCTGCGATCGCCAAAGTACTGTCGTCTTGACCGACTAAAGCGATCGACGCAACCGCAAAATCAAATTTTTTGATTTGACTAGGCTGAGTTGGTGGGTTGGTGAACAAGTTTTGAAGATCCCAGCGTAAGACAGCGCCACTGCCATGACCACTAAATAGTGTTCGAGAATCAAGCGTATAAGCTAAGTCAAAAACTCGGTCATCTGCCTGATTGCTAAACGTTGCTAAAGGACTCTTACCAATATTGTCAGACTTCCAAATTTGAATTTCACCATTTTCCAATCCTGCCGCCACAAAATCGTTGTTAACTGGACGGAAACGAGCTACTCGAATAGCTTTTTGGGCTTCGCCAATAGATCCTAGATCTTGATTGACCCATGGCAAATAGAAACCATCTATAGCCCATTTACGCATTGTCCGATCGTTAGAACTACTAATCCCATATGTACCAGTACCATCAAACTGTACTGAAGTAACTGCACCTTTATGAGGAGGGAATGGATTGTTAGGATTAAGCCATGATAGCCACCAAATAAAGATTAACATCAGCACCATCAAAATCACAGCCAAAATAGTGGGAATTACTGGTTTAATAACCACTTCGACTGCTTGAATTTCATCAACTGTATTAACTCTAGGGTCTTGCCAATTAGCTTTAACAAATAAATTCAATTTCTGGACTTTAGCAAACCAAGATCGAGATTTATTGATTTCCAGACTTAGTTCTGTCTTACTGAACGGTTCAACGCTAGCTTCATTAGGAGAAATCTCAAAGGAAAAATCTGAATAATCACTAGTCTGAACATTTTCAATTTCAAAATCAATTTTTTGTGGCAGATTACTAGCATTATCAGCAATTAAAGTAAATATAGCAGGTGATGATTGCCAAAATTTCCACCACGATGTCCAATCTCGATTAGAGGGAATCGTTTGTTTTTTTGGTGAACAGAGAAATTCTAGAGAACCTTTGGGTAAAACTTCTAAAGTGCATTGAGATTCAGAGGAAGAGCCATTAGTATGCGAAACAGCAATAGTAAAATTATAAAGTTGAGAGATCGTGCCATGGTCAAAGGGGGGATTACATAAAAATGCGGTTTTGAATTTTGCCCCTGGTTTTAGTGGAAATTGCTGAATATTCCCTTTCGGTAGCCATGAATCAGGTAGACCAAGGCAGGTTAAGGTGACATTAGTATTCTGTTTACTGGGATTCCCAATCAAAATCGGAATTTCTATATTTTCGAGGGGAGTAGCTTGGATCTTGTAAAAAGGTGCATCTAAATCTAAGTGCGATCGCCCTGCACCTTCTTCCAAGATAATTCGCATTACAGCTCGATTTTCTTCTCGCAGTTCAATCGAAAAGGCTTTTACTGTAATATTCATAATGCCAGTGAAACCTGGGATCGGGGTTTCAATAATTGAAACCACAAATTCCACTAAGTCGCCTGGTGGAATCTTCACACTCACGTCAGGAGAAACTGTAAACCATTCATAGTCAATAGCTTGAGTATCTGCTCCTGCGGCAGCTATATCAATTTGAAAGCTGGCAAATTGATTGCTGTCATTAATGACAACTACTGGGAAAGAATTTTTTTCAGAACCAATTTTAAAATTTAGTTCTTTTTGAGGCATCTCTAAGCCAATCTGATTTGCTGACATCGCTGTGTGTTCCTTGTTTTCTCTGTTTGGGTATAGCGTTGAAATCATTTAAGAATTGCTTTCTGCGATCAAA is a window encoding:
- a CDS encoding DEAD/DEAH box helicase; this translates as MKILHGTWIPAHNSDFIQTGNFYVWVETTEAKAIATNKRKSSKTVQASDAIAKHPASLGESDLKSFLYKDLAIKDDLLEEPSNKRYEKAKIIFPQYFLLPTSDNQPLPSLESARYLEIDSPEDFDLQYWQIDCYQVTTPVKTGSYTYRRAINVVKLLNDLHFIAINNLAEVQLGSDLLFWYHYTQAFKQIILKDQYIPAFKYRELEVKATKATKTSAKTSAKPKKEASQAPKFEIYPAWEIVSEKYEEELGQYVEYMPLACVAGFSEPNSQPLFSDRLTLLQHFSESLLHNIVTHTPSTAQFDKQVFDSLLHKGLDFSDDRFGDSMLAGDAALEEYQQWQAWRQKIVRTQSNSAFYLCFQLQAPVKEQEPWQLVFQVAPKQDPSLKLPLADYWTMTAAKKKAMEKQFGKEFEQNLLLNLGYAARIYNPVWQGLETDRPIGLSLDLDQAFEFLKESAWVLEDAGYKVVVPAWWTPMGRRRAKMRLKGSGKSATSSKTQAKSYFGFDQLVEYQYELAIGDETVSAKEWEQLVNAKVPLVKFRGEWIELDRDKMQEMLTFWHQQGQGTSAMSLIDLMKLTATDPDWEVDRNSVLAEMLTKLQDKQQFEPIENPPQLKGTLREYQKRGVAWLQYLENLGLNGCLADDMGLGKTVQIIARLVNERAAITEICEPTKAKKSTKTTKPKKVLPAFESVAEIPPTLLIAPTSVVGNWQKEIEKFAPHLRAIVHHGSDRIQDAAAFQEIYQTHDLIITSFTLIRKDEALFNSVNWHRIVIDEAQNIKNPKAAQTKAILKLESKHRLALTGTPVENRLLDLWSIFNFLNPNYLGKEAQFKKSFETPIQKNNDQIQAGVLKKLVEPFILRRVKTDQSIIKDLPDKIEQKLYTNLTKEQASLYEVVVRDVEKQLNEVEGIQRKGLILSTLLKLKQICNHPRQFLQDGSDFTTERSHKLSRLSEMMEEVISEGESLLIFTQFTEIGDALEKYIRQKLHYNTYYIHGGTNRDKRERMITEFQDPETEPSVFILSLKAGGVGITLTKANHVFHFDRWWNPAVEDQATDRAFRIGQKKNVFVHKFITIGSLEERIDQMIEDKKKLAGAIVGADESWLTELDNDKFKQLIALNKSAIMD
- a CDS encoding SWIM zinc finger family protein, whose amino-acid sequence is MAKHSRTWWGQKFISALESFTDSGRLQRGRAYSGDSRILYFDITKGLATATIRGNVNPYFGVYKEPHYDTEVKMTAIAAKDWTKIIANMSSKASVVARLLLNEVPENIEDSFTAVGKHLLPYSSKDFHTECTCPDYSNPCKHIAGLCYRLSGEMDQDPFLLFEMRGISKEDLQAELIKSPLGKALASELGDRTLEPEVATSYFTKPQTVAIKETPSLKQFWQGQKRLPQAIPFATPASVSAIAIKKQGDNPPFWHKDSSFIETMEILYDRVKNKNSSLL